One window from the genome of Schistocerca piceifrons isolate TAMUIC-IGC-003096 chromosome 8, iqSchPice1.1, whole genome shotgun sequence encodes:
- the LOC124711268 gene encoding T-complex protein 1 subunit epsilon — MASFPGTLAFDEFGRPFIIIRDQQNQQRLTGVEALKSHMAAGKTIANVLRTSLGPKGLDKMMVSADGDVTVTNDGATILKQMDVDHEIAKLMVQLSQSQDDEIGDGTTGVVVLAGALLEQAEQLLDKGIHPIRIADGFELAAHHAVKHLDSIADSFPFDVNNLEPLIQTAMTTLGSKIVNKCHRQMAEIAVNAVLAVADMEKKDVNFELIKVIGKVGGRLEDTMLVKGVVVDKDFSHPQMPKVLKDVKLAILTCPFEPPKPKTKHKLDVTSVEDYKALRAYEAEKFTEMVQKVKDTGATLAICQWGFDDEANHLLLQRELPAVRWVGGPEIELIAIATGGRIVPRFEELTPDKLGHAGLVREISFGTTKDRMLVIEECKNSRAVTIFIRGGNKMIIEEAKRSIHDALCVVRNLVVDNRIVYGGGAAEISCALSVSAEADKFSSLEQYAFRAFAEALESVPLALAENSGLSPIHTVTEVKARQAVEGNSALGIDCMLNGTADMRQQHVIETLRSKKQQIVLATQLVKMILKIDDIRCPNDQGSHGL; from the exons ATGGCATCATTTCCAGGAACACTGGCATTTGATGAATTTGGCCGACCTTTCATTATCATACGTGACCAGCAGAATCAGCAGAGACTTACAGGAGTGGAGGCCCTGAAGTCTCATATGGCTGCTGGTAAAACAATTGCCAATGTCTTGAGGACTTCTTTGGGTCCAAAAGGTTTGGACAAGATGATGGTGTCAGCAGACGGAGATGTAACTGTTACAAATGATGGAGCTACAATTTTGAAACAGATGGATGTTGACCATGAAATAGCAAAGCTTATGGTGCAGTTGTCTCAGTCACAAGACGATGAAATAGGTGATGGTACAACTGGAGTAGTCGTGCTTGCTGGTGCCCTTTTGGAGCAGGCAGAACAGTTGTTAGATAAAGGTATACATCCTATTCGTATAGCTGATGGATTTGAACTTGCAGCTCATCATGCTGTGAAGCATCTTGATTCCATAGCTGATAGTTTTCCATTTGATGTTAATAATTTGGAGCCTCTTATACAAACTGCTATGACTACATTGGGCTCAAAGATTGTAAACAAATGTCACCGACAGATGGCAGAAATTGCTGTAAATGCTGTATTGGCGGTGGCTGATATGGAAAAGAAAGATGTTAACTTTGAGTTAATTAAAGTGATAGGCAAAGTTGGAGGCCGCTTAGAAGACACAATGCTTGTTAAGGGTGTGGTTGTTGACAAAGATTTTTCACATCCTCAGATGCCAAAAGTTTTAAAAGATGTGAAACTGGCTATCTTAACTTGCCCATTTGAACCACCAAAGCCTAAGACAAAGCATAAGTTGGATGTCACTAGTGTAGAGGACTACAAAGCCCTGCGAGCTTATGAAGCTGAAAAATTTACTGAAATGGTACAAAAAGTGAAGGATACAGGTGCTACACTTGCCATATGTCAGTGGGGTTTTGATGACGAGGCAAACCATCTCTTGCTGCAAAGGGAACTGCCAGCTGTCCGCTGGGTTGGAGGCCCAGAAATTGAACTGATTGCTATAGCCACTGGTGGTCGCATAGTGCCAAGGTTTGAAGAACTGACTCCGGATAAACTGGGGCATGCAGGCTTGGTTCGAGAAATCAGCTTTGGTACCACAAAG gATCGCATGTTGGTAATTGAAGAATGTAAGAACTCCAGAGCAGTGACAATCTTTATCAGAGGTGGAAACAAGATGATAATTGAGGAGGCAAAACGCAGTATCCatgatgcactgtgtgttgttcGAAATCTTGTGGTGGATAACCGTATCGTTTATGGAGGTGGGGCAGCAGAAATCTCATGTGCACTTTCTGTCTCTGCTGAAGCTGACAAATTTTCGTCACTCGAGCAGTATGCATTCCGTGCTTTTGCTGAAGCGCTGGAGAGTGTACCTTTGGCTTTGGCTGAGAACTCTGGTCTCTCACCGATACACACCGTTACAGAAGTAAAGGCACGCCAAGCAGTTGAGGGCAATTCAGCACTAGGTATTGATTGTATGCTCAATGGCACAGCTGATATGCGCCAGCAGCATGTCATTGAGACCCTGCGTAGTAAGAAGCAGCAAATTGTGCTTGCCACTCAACTGGTTAAGATGATTCTAAAAATAGATGACATAAGGTGCCCCAATGACCAAGGCTCCCATGGTTTGTAA